The Sedimentisphaera salicampi genome includes a region encoding these proteins:
- a CDS encoding LamG domain-containing protein — translation MKLLNFTCILCIIVSAQAANWWTNAEYNDWSWGNANNWGQSTVPDSSAAAVEINKSGWEARAQVSPEGDFECGSLLVGKNSGPSYLVVKGSLKAYDNVTAGNWGSDADGTIEISQGGSFIGEKALFLGRYADTRGVLNVNSGTVDVNWSLYVPGDWSSSGGTAELNAYGGTVTADDIVIQDGGKVDVTGGTLKVAGYKKNKFEQYVQDGLLTAYGGDPRGSVSIIEDGTHTVITASKLPEENVFNPMPADTKELEYYTAPLTLSWQPGEFETHHDVYFGTSYEDVSAATPSTTGIYQGRFETPDSDPNLVYSYGPMSGLSLDEEYFWRVDSVNTDTSEVWKGDVWSFNTPEYNLIDDFESYDEASPVGDVWSPAPDPNTVIAENQQAVELAYNDGLAETSRILPFSDLSFGEGEAITVSFFGELPMNALLSISLTDSSSNSYSVLYNPSVADRANQWKGFDAKLSDFAAGGVDITDVQTVTLGIDAAGCGEGSIFFDNLQVHPKRCVNRYAFGDFRGTDCLADLGDYSVIANDWGMSGKIVTAAESEPAGLTARYKFDETEGEIISDCSANQLDGELKGTSMPAGAWNPTSGYDGGCLDLSVISSGWFQFPGESLVPERLSDPNAAGADEVTVSLWVNGNTDARTSDQNLMKFKNPNWAGAVYLPGSYQKEGNIVEFALNGDKLSWGWAGPEDWQGSWNHYAFVKNANTGELNIYRNGEMMARDAYSACSLIDVTNWELIRGWNGKVDDLRFYNRALSQEEILYLAGQDSVYQAVRSWADKNHDNSVDLTDLSNMFDCWVEEKLWPSED, via the coding sequence ATGAAGTTGTTAAACTTTACGTGTATTTTGTGCATTATCGTAAGTGCGCAGGCAGCCAACTGGTGGACTAATGCCGAGTATAATGACTGGTCTTGGGGCAATGCGAATAACTGGGGGCAAAGCACAGTTCCCGATTCTTCAGCCGCTGCTGTAGAGATCAATAAATCCGGCTGGGAAGCAAGGGCTCAGGTGAGCCCGGAAGGTGATTTTGAATGCGGAAGTTTGTTAGTCGGAAAAAACTCAGGCCCTAGTTATCTGGTAGTTAAAGGCAGCTTGAAGGCATACGACAACGTTACAGCAGGAAACTGGGGCAGCGATGCAGACGGGACTATCGAAATAAGCCAAGGGGGCTCATTCATTGGAGAGAAAGCACTGTTTCTAGGACGGTACGCAGACACAAGAGGCGTGCTGAATGTAAATTCGGGGACGGTTGATGTAAACTGGAGCCTCTATGTTCCGGGCGACTGGAGCAGCTCCGGGGGAACTGCAGAGCTCAACGCCTACGGCGGCACTGTAACAGCTGACGACATCGTCATTCAGGATGGCGGTAAAGTAGATGTAACCGGAGGCACGCTGAAAGTGGCCGGGTATAAGAAGAACAAATTCGAGCAGTATGTTCAAGACGGTCTGCTTACAGCTTACGGCGGCGATCCGAGAGGATCAGTCAGCATAATTGAAGACGGTACGCACACTGTGATAACCGCATCAAAACTGCCAGAGGAGAATGTATTCAATCCTATGCCCGCAGATACGAAGGAATTGGAGTATTATACAGCTCCGCTCACACTTTCATGGCAGCCGGGTGAATTCGAAACACATCACGATGTTTATTTCGGAACAAGCTATGAGGACGTATCAGCGGCAACACCTTCAACTACGGGCATATATCAGGGCAGATTCGAAACTCCAGACTCAGACCCGAATCTCGTTTATTCTTACGGGCCTATGTCCGGCCTGAGCCTTGATGAGGAGTATTTCTGGAGAGTGGATTCAGTGAACACTGATACTTCTGAAGTTTGGAAGGGTGATGTATGGAGCTTTAACACGCCTGAGTATAATCTTATAGATGATTTTGAGAGCTACGATGAAGCCTCCCCTGTTGGCGATGTATGGTCCCCTGCACCCGACCCTAATACGGTTATAGCGGAGAATCAGCAGGCTGTAGAGCTTGCATACAATGACGGGCTGGCTGAGACATCCAGAATTCTGCCATTCAGCGACCTTTCTTTTGGAGAGGGCGAAGCAATTACTGTAAGCTTCTTCGGCGAGCTGCCGATGAACGCTCTGCTTTCTATTTCCCTTACAGACAGCAGCTCAAACAGCTACAGCGTATTGTATAATCCTTCCGTTGCAGACAGGGCAAATCAGTGGAAGGGCTTTGATGCAAAGCTCTCTGATTTCGCTGCAGGAGGCGTTGATATCACAGATGTTCAAACAGTTACTCTCGGGATCGATGCTGCAGGCTGCGGAGAGGGAAGCATATTCTTCGACAATCTGCAAGTTCATCCGAAACGCTGCGTTAACAGATACGCTTTTGGGGATTTCCGTGGTACAGACTGCTTAGCTGATCTTGGTGATTATTCTGTAATTGCTAATGACTGGGGAATGTCTGGAAAGATTGTAACAGCAGCCGAAAGCGAGCCGGCAGGCCTTACCGCAAGATATAAGTTTGACGAAACAGAAGGTGAAATCATTTCTGACTGCTCAGCTAACCAGCTTGACGGAGAGTTAAAAGGCACGAGTATGCCAGCTGGGGCTTGGAACCCGACCAGCGGCTATGACGGGGGCTGTTTAGATCTTTCTGTGATTTCCAGCGGCTGGTTCCAGTTCCCGGGAGAATCATTAGTACCTGAAAGACTCTCAGACCCGAATGCCGCAGGAGCAGATGAAGTTACTGTATCATTGTGGGTGAACGGGAATACTGATGCCAGGACATCAGATCAAAATCTGATGAAGTTTAAGAATCCAAACTGGGCTGGAGCAGTTTATCTTCCCGGGTCGTATCAGAAGGAAGGCAACATAGTTGAATTTGCACTGAACGGCGACAAGCTCAGCTGGGGCTGGGCAGGTCCTGAAGACTGGCAGGGAAGCTGGAATCATTATGCCTTTGTGAAAAATGCAAACACAGGCGAGCTGAACATATACAGAAACGGCGAGATGATGGCAAGAGATGCCTACTCTGCCTGCAGTCTGATTGATGTTACAAACTGGGAGCTTATTCGTGGCTGGAACGGAAAGGTTGATGATCTGAGATTCTACAACCGTGCTCTGAGCCAGGAAGAGATCTTGTATCTTGCTGGGCAGGATTCAGTGTATCAGGCCGTTCGTTCTTGGGCGGATAAAAACCACGACAATTCAGTTGACCTGACAGATTTGAGCAATATGTTCGACTGCTGGGTTGAAGAAAAGCTCTGGCCTTCTGAAGACTGA
- a CDS encoding sugar-binding domain-containing protein — MRKNKTSIFLTLLLSVSVFAASIDLSGQWQFKLDPQDEGEEQSWFNQSFEKRINLPGSIQEQGYGEEIGLDTDFVWRKSVDFKNYPKWPEHPMYDEYSKPGNILIPYFLNPDRHYTGLAWFTKEVEIPENWEDKEIFLNLERVHWRSHVWIDSEKVGQFDSLAASHKYNCTNQLSSGRHKITIAVDNRMLYPIGKNSHSITNHTQTPWNGIIGAIELSAKPKLRISDVQVYPNIAEKTAEVKLKVSGIEESEYGKLKISASSFNTGNQHKTGVHSFPVTAGSINPEIAVSFPMGEDVLLWDEFSPNLYRMNLSLNLEGRQEIAESAVFGMREIETEGSSFLVNGRKTFLRGTLECCIFPKTGYPSMDIEYWEKIMTQCKNYGLNHIRFHSWCPPEPAFEAADRAGVYLQPECNIWAGVKRRDSDIAAYVKAEWKRILKEYGNHPSFTLYGVGNEGWMKAEIMEELIRETKNDDRRRLYTGYANGFNSENTEYYIGKSVSVSGAQNLEALRRFRIRYQCGWPPVPGSSYLTSREPDTNLDYSTIAALYPKPLIQHETVQRCSYPDVDDIDKFTGSLTPGYLIIARDQLEERGMLEQNDDFVQASGKWQVKQFKEEIEAGLRTKGLGGFQLLDIHDFLGQGTALVGVLDGFWDSKGYVSGEEFRKFCSPVVPLLRMKKRVFTSHEQFDAKLEAANFSQSEISNTQLRWAIKDESGETVKRGVCPEVNLPVGNGHWAGRIRFNLSSLNAPAKYNISVSILQADAENNWDFWVYPEKAEVPEPKDFIIAETLNAESMDYLLEGAKMLLLPEKDYIKGNVKPCFPSIYWNCPWTDGGESDTLGMLCDPNHPVFNDFPTDMHTNWQWWGLMNDCKPMILNEMPRDFRPAIQMIDDWHRNRKLGLLFEAKVGEGSVLVCCMDIESGLDERPAARQLKTSIYNYMQSENFAPQQSISTEELRAVFN; from the coding sequence ATGCGTAAAAACAAAACATCAATTTTTCTCACACTCCTTTTGTCTGTATCCGTTTTTGCAGCCTCTATCGACTTAAGCGGTCAGTGGCAGTTCAAACTAGATCCTCAGGATGAAGGCGAAGAACAGAGTTGGTTTAATCAAAGCTTTGAAAAGAGAATAAATCTGCCCGGCTCTATTCAGGAGCAGGGGTACGGAGAAGAGATCGGTTTAGACACCGATTTTGTCTGGCGAAAGTCTGTTGACTTTAAAAATTATCCCAAATGGCCTGAGCATCCTATGTATGATGAGTATTCAAAGCCGGGCAATATCCTGATACCCTATTTTCTCAATCCAGACCGTCATTATACGGGGCTCGCATGGTTCACAAAGGAAGTTGAGATTCCTGAAAACTGGGAAGATAAGGAGATATTCCTAAACCTTGAAAGAGTTCACTGGCGTTCTCACGTCTGGATTGATTCTGAAAAGGTCGGTCAGTTCGACAGCCTTGCAGCGAGTCATAAGTATAACTGCACAAACCAATTGTCTTCGGGTAGGCATAAGATTACTATAGCTGTGGATAACAGGATGCTCTATCCTATAGGTAAAAACTCCCATTCAATCACCAACCACACCCAAACCCCGTGGAACGGAATTATCGGAGCGATTGAGCTTTCTGCCAAGCCGAAGCTCAGGATAAGCGATGTGCAGGTGTATCCGAATATAGCAGAAAAAACTGCCGAAGTTAAGCTTAAAGTATCAGGCATTGAGGAATCTGAATACGGCAAGCTGAAAATCAGCGCATCTTCTTTTAATACCGGCAATCAGCATAAAACAGGCGTCCATTCATTTCCCGTAACTGCAGGCAGCATAAATCCGGAGATAGCCGTTAGTTTCCCGATGGGCGAAGACGTTTTGCTCTGGGATGAATTCAGCCCCAATCTCTACAGGATGAATTTGAGCCTTAATCTTGAAGGCCGGCAGGAAATAGCAGAATCGGCAGTTTTCGGGATGAGGGAGATCGAAACAGAAGGAAGCAGCTTCCTTGTTAATGGAAGAAAGACCTTCCTTCGTGGAACACTTGAATGCTGCATTTTCCCAAAAACAGGCTATCCCTCAATGGATATTGAGTACTGGGAAAAGATTATGACTCAGTGCAAAAACTACGGCCTAAATCACATAAGATTCCATTCGTGGTGCCCTCCTGAGCCGGCATTTGAGGCGGCAGACAGGGCAGGGGTATATCTCCAGCCCGAATGCAATATCTGGGCGGGTGTAAAAAGAAGAGATTCAGATATAGCGGCTTATGTTAAAGCCGAATGGAAAAGAATCCTCAAAGAATACGGTAATCACCCATCATTCACTCTTTACGGCGTTGGGAATGAAGGCTGGATGAAGGCCGAGATAATGGAAGAATTGATTCGGGAAACCAAAAACGATGACCGGAGAAGGCTTTATACTGGCTACGCAAACGGCTTCAATTCGGAAAACACTGAATACTATATAGGCAAATCTGTAAGCGTAAGCGGGGCACAAAATCTTGAAGCTCTGCGAAGATTCCGGATTCGATACCAGTGCGGCTGGCCGCCTGTTCCCGGCTCCAGCTATCTTACCTCAAGAGAGCCTGATACCAACCTGGACTACAGCACTATCGCAGCGCTTTATCCCAAGCCGCTTATTCAGCATGAAACTGTCCAGAGGTGCAGCTATCCGGATGTTGACGATATCGATAAATTTACCGGCAGCCTAACGCCCGGCTATTTGATCATAGCCAGAGACCAGCTCGAAGAGAGGGGAATGCTTGAGCAGAATGATGATTTCGTTCAGGCCTCAGGAAAATGGCAGGTTAAGCAGTTTAAGGAGGAAATTGAAGCAGGGCTCAGAACCAAAGGCCTCGGAGGCTTTCAGCTTTTGGATATTCATGATTTCCTCGGTCAGGGCACGGCCTTAGTGGGCGTTCTTGATGGTTTCTGGGACTCAAAGGGTTATGTAAGCGGGGAAGAATTCCGAAAATTCTGCTCGCCGGTTGTTCCGCTTCTCAGAATGAAAAAGCGAGTGTTTACTTCGCATGAACAATTTGATGCCAAACTTGAGGCCGCAAATTTCAGCCAAAGCGAGATATCGAATACTCAGCTCAGATGGGCGATTAAAGATGAATCAGGCGAGACGGTAAAACGCGGGGTTTGCCCTGAGGTGAATCTGCCAGTGGGCAACGGGCATTGGGCAGGCAGAATCAGATTCAATCTCTCCAGCCTGAACGCACCGGCAAAGTATAACATCAGCGTCAGCATCCTTCAGGCAGATGCTGAGAATAACTGGGATTTCTGGGTTTATCCGGAAAAGGCGGAAGTGCCCGAGCCAAAGGATTTCATAATCGCAGAAACGCTAAATGCGGAGAGTATGGATTATCTGCTGGAAGGCGCGAAAATGCTCCTTCTTCCGGAAAAAGATTACATTAAGGGAAATGTGAAACCGTGCTTCCCCAGCATATACTGGAACTGCCCGTGGACAGACGGCGGCGAATCAGATACGCTTGGTATGCTCTGTGATCCAAACCATCCGGTATTCAATGATTTTCCCACTGATATGCATACAAACTGGCAGTGGTGGGGATTGATGAATGACTGCAAGCCTATGATACTAAACGAGATGCCGAGAGATTTCCGGCCGGCGATCCAGATGATAGACGACTGGCACAGAAACAGAAAGCTCGGGCTGCTTTTTGAGGCGAAAGTGGGCGAAGGCAGCGTACTGGTTTGCTGCATGGATATAGAGTCTGGGCTGGATGAAAGGCCCGCTGCAAGACAGCTGAAAACCAGCATCTACAACTATATGCAGAGCGAAAATTTTGCCCCGCAGCAGAGCATTAGTACTGAAGAGCTAAGGGCAGTATTTAATTAA
- a CDS encoding endo-1,4-beta-xylanase encodes MRLWFAALFAAVSLCYASEGVSEAKLKNVFKDDFHIGAAVNRSQIYGRDPKAGVLLAEQFSSITPENVMKWSSIHPKPDEYNFEPADKYASIGEENSMFVAGHTLIWHNQTPDWVFENADGSEVSRKELLKRMREHIFKVAGRYKGRVHGWDVVNEAIEDVGSLRNTKWREIIGDDYIAKAFEYAHQAAPDAELYYNDYNMYRSEKRKAAAELAEKLQSRGLRIDGIGIQGHWGLSHPSAAEIQKSIDAFSSLGLKVMITELDLTVLPSAWEHRGADISQNYELRKEINPFPDGLPANMQSKLSNRYQQLFALFTRNSGKISRVTFWGVHDGCSWRNNWPVSGRTDYPLLFNRNCEPKPAFNAVVKAGRK; translated from the coding sequence ATGAGATTGTGGTTTGCAGCATTATTTGCAGCAGTGTCTTTATGCTATGCATCAGAAGGTGTTTCTGAGGCAAAACTGAAAAACGTTTTCAAAGATGATTTTCACATCGGTGCTGCGGTTAACAGAAGCCAGATTTACGGGCGAGACCCAAAAGCAGGCGTTCTTCTTGCCGAGCAGTTCAGCTCCATTACGCCTGAGAATGTTATGAAATGGAGCAGCATACATCCAAAGCCTGATGAATACAACTTTGAGCCGGCAGATAAATACGCCTCCATCGGCGAGGAAAATTCGATGTTCGTTGCAGGCCATACGCTTATCTGGCATAATCAGACGCCGGATTGGGTGTTCGAAAATGCAGATGGAAGCGAGGTTAGCCGCAAAGAGCTGCTCAAAAGGATGAGGGAGCATATATTCAAGGTTGCAGGCAGGTATAAGGGCAGAGTACACGGCTGGGATGTTGTGAACGAGGCGATTGAGGATGTCGGCTCGCTCAGAAATACCAAATGGCGTGAGATTATAGGCGATGATTATATCGCCAAGGCCTTCGAATACGCCCATCAGGCAGCTCCGGATGCAGAACTCTACTACAACGACTATAATATGTATCGAAGTGAAAAGAGGAAGGCCGCCGCAGAGCTTGCAGAGAAGCTGCAAAGCAGGGGCCTGCGGATAGACGGCATCGGCATACAGGGGCACTGGGGGCTCAGCCATCCATCTGCTGCTGAAATTCAAAAAAGCATTGATGCATTTTCAAGCCTTGGGCTGAAGGTGATGATTACAGAGCTGGATTTAACGGTGCTTCCGAGCGCATGGGAGCACAGAGGCGCAGATATAAGCCAAAATTATGAGCTTAGAAAAGAGATTAACCCCTTCCCGGACGGTTTGCCGGCAAATATGCAGAGCAAGCTTTCAAATCGCTATCAGCAGCTGTTCGCCCTGTTCACCCGGAATTCGGGGAAGATCAGCCGAGTAACTTTCTGGGGAGTGCACGACGGCTGCTCCTGGCGAAACAACTGGCCAGTTAGCGGCAGAACGGATTACCCGCTTCTGTTCAACAGGAACTGTGAGCCGAAGCCGGCATTTAATGCGGTTGTCAAGGCCGGCAGAAAGTAA